The nucleotide sequence CCGGTGAATCCCGGGAATGGACCCTCACCTACGACTTCGGGCTGCCGCACGGCACCGCCTGACCCACCGCAATTTCGACGCGGTCGCCCCCGGGTCCATAAACCCAAATCGGCCCCAGTCTCGCGGTGAATTTGCCCTGGTGCCAACGCGCCATCGCTCGATCACCCAAAGCCAACACGCGCTCGGTCGGATTGAATCGCAGGTAGTGGTGCACCTTCGCGGTGCGCACGCTGTGATCGGGCTGATGATCGGCCCGAGGATGATGCGGATTGAGCACGAAAGGCACAAATCCCAGCGCATCCCGGGTTGGAATGTCGGTGACGGGAAAGTCGTTCGTGGCCCCAATCCGCAGACCCGCGACATTTGCCCCCGCACTGCTGCCCCCATAAGGCACGCCCGCCTCCACGCGCTCGCGAATCACCGGAATCTGCCCTGATTCGTGGAGCTCACGCAACAACCAGAACGTCTCGCCGCCCCCAGTGAAAATGGCGTCGGCCGACGCGAGTTGCCGCCGCGCAGCTTCATGATCGTAGTGGTGCAGCGAAAACGCCTCGTGCGGACCAATCGCCGCGAACGCGTCCTGCAGCAAACGCTCCATCGCGTCGCGGTCATCGGGATGGGTGGCATGCAACATCAACGCAATACGCCGACAACCGGCATAATGCTCGCGCATGATCGGCTGCGTTTCCGGCGCAAACCGATCATCCGCCATCATGGCGCCGCCCACGACCAACACGGAGGCGTTTGGCGAAGGCTGCCACCTCATGGTTCGACCGGGCCGAATTCCGCCGGCCACATGCCGACCGCCTGGAGTCGTTTCTCCAATTTGGCGTTGCGAAACATCTCCTCGGTGGCGGCCGCGTCCCGGGTGCCGCCGGGCAGTTCCGGATCGTCGGCCAACGAAACCACCAGCGAAGCAATCACCGCCGAAGATTCACGAATGATCTCCGAACTGAGCTTGTCGAAGGTATCGCCAAAATCGTGGTAAAACCGGACGGACTCGCGGGGAATGGGCGCGTTGAAGGTGACCGTGCGCACGCCTGCGAGTTGGTAAGGCGTGTGATCACTGGCGATCCACGTTTTGTTCTCCACGCCACCGCTTAGCGCCGCATCGCCCCGGCCGGTGTTCCAGCGTTCGAGCGCCGGCATCAAATCCGCGTCACCGAGGGCATTGACCGCGATGGGCACGCCCACCATGTCGAGATTGACCATGACGATCGGCGGTCGCTCGGCATCAGCGCCTTCCGTGGCCGCGTAACGCGAGCCCCACAGTCCCTGCTCCTCGCCGTTAAACCACACCAACTCCACCGAGCGCTCCAATTCCTGCCCGCGCAGGGTTCGTGCCAGAGCAAACAACTGCGCGATGCCCAGCCCATTGTCCATCGCCCCTTGGCCGCGATCCCAACTGTCGAAATGGGCTCCCACCACAATCGTCTCGGCCGATTTCCCCGGGAAGCGCAGCCGCAGATTCGTGGTGGTGATGGGCTGCGTGTAGGAGCGCGAACGCAGTCCCACTTTGACCGGCAAACCGCGCGCGATCAGGCGCCGCATCCAAAACCCTTCCTCCTGCGTCACTGAAAATATCGGCAACGACAACGGCTCGCCATGAAAGCCGCCGGTCCGCGCCAGCAACTGCCCGCCGCCCTCGCGGTTGATGAACATCAAACCGGCAAACCCATGCGCTTTGGCGCGGTCGGCCACATCATTGGCGCGACCGCTCGCGGACGGCCCGAACAGGCCGATCGCCCCCGTCGGCATATCATCCGTAAAGGCTTCTGCGCCCCCACGCCCCAGATCCACCACCGCACCTTCCATCGCCGCCGAGGTTTCGATGTAGCCGAGACCGATTGCTCTCATTTTGCGTTTAACCGGCAGGATCATGCGCAGGGTGTCCTCCTCCCGCACCCACCCGGGCATTGAAAACGTTTCCCGCTCCGGCGTGAGTCCCAGATCGTGCAACGCCTGCTCCAGGTCATGCAGGGCGGCTTCGTTGGCCGCGCTGCCGGTGAGTCGGCCGCCGTGGTCGTCGCACAGGTGCTCCAAGAACGTGACCGGAGCCTCGTCCGCCAGGACTTTTTGCGCCGCGCCCGCCGGGGTCAGCGCCATCGCTGGCGTCGACAGTGCCGCCATCACCAATGCCACGATCAGCCCACGCCGATCCGAATGTTTCAAAAATCGTTTCATGTTTCGTAGTCGCGTATCCAAATTCTCATTTCGCCTTCACCCCGATGGCCCCACCACGCATAGGGTATCGCCCGCAGGGGCGTCGCCTGCCGGACCGGTGAGGCATCATCATACAGTCCGGCGGGAGCGATTTCCCGCTGCGCCTCGCCGGTGATAACCATGACCCCGTCCCAGAGATCTCCGTCGAAGCTAACTTCCAACGGAGCATCCCGCCGCACGCCGAGCGTGCCGAGTTGCGCACCATGGTCGGCTTCCTCCACCGCATAAACGAGCGGGCCCCGCTGCAGAGCAATCCGTCCGGCGGCCGCGGTGAGACCGGGATGCGCCCGCACGCGCTGCACCGGCAGGGGAAGATCCGCCATCAAGGTATCGCCTTCCTCCCAGCGGCGTCGCAAGCGCAGGTAACCATGCTCCGCCGTGGCGGTCAGGGGAGCACCGTTCAACGCCCACTGCGCGCCGGGAACCGGTCCGGACGCCCGCACGGCCAACTCGACCGTCTCCGCCGGAGCCGCCTCCACCGTGATCACCACCCGGCTGGTCCAGGGATAGTCGGTGGTCACCCGCACATGCCAGGCGTCCTCGCGAATCGTCATGTCCGCAAACAAATGCAGCGCGAGCCCCTCCGCCGTGCGGCTGACGGCGTATTGACCCAGCGACGACAACAACCGCGCCACAT is from Synoicihabitans lomoniglobus and encodes:
- a CDS encoding M28 family peptidase, with translation MKRFLKHSDRRGLIVALVMAALSTPAMALTPAGAAQKVLADEAPVTFLEHLCDDHGGRLTGSAANEAALHDLEQALHDLGLTPERETFSMPGWVREEDTLRMILPVKRKMRAIGLGYIETSAAMEGAVVDLGRGGAEAFTDDMPTGAIGLFGPSASGRANDVADRAKAHGFAGLMFINREGGGQLLARTGGFHGEPLSLPIFSVTQEEGFWMRRLIARGLPVKVGLRSRSYTQPITTTNLRLRFPGKSAETIVVGAHFDSWDRGQGAMDNGLGIAQLFALARTLRGQELERSVELVWFNGEEQGLWGSRYAATEGADAERPPIVMVNLDMVGVPIAVNALGDADLMPALERWNTGRGDAALSGGVENKTWIASDHTPYQLAGVRTVTFNAPIPRESVRFYHDFGDTFDKLSSEIIRESSAVIASLVVSLADDPELPGGTRDAAATEEMFRNAKLEKRLQAVGMWPAEFGPVEP
- a CDS encoding Type 1 glutamine amidotransferase-like domain-containing protein; the encoded protein is MRWQPSPNASVLVVGGAMMADDRFAPETQPIMREHYAGCRRIALMLHATHPDDRDAMERLLQDAFAAIGPHEAFSLHHYDHEAARRQLASADAIFTGGGETFWLLRELHESGQIPVIRERVEAGVPYGGSSAGANVAGLRIGATNDFPVTDIPTRDALGFVPFVLNPHHPRADHQPDHSVRTAKVHHYLRFNPTERVLALGDRAMARWHQGKFTARLGPIWVYGPGGDRVEIAVGQAVPCGSPKS